One genomic window of Sporosarcina ureae includes the following:
- a CDS encoding RluA family pseudouridine synthase: MKRKQVTSNVKEYTVEQPIELLPYLLKVMSKSSRNSVKSILTRGQVMVDGQMTTKHNQPLAPGQKVEIQSNKTAINVSKLVGVSILHEDDDIIVINKEAGILSVASEKEKDQTAYREITKYVKRSHPENRIFVVHRLDRDTSGVMMFAKNEETQKALQSTWNESVKERLYTALVEGKVRTESGTISSWLTENSAFRVYSNPTDNGGQHAVTHYRRVQANKDCSLLEVLLETGRKNQIRVHMEELGHPVIGDKKYGATGNPLRRVGLHATALSFLHPRTGELVRFEAEIPQIFITRSK; the protein is encoded by the coding sequence ATGAAAAGAAAACAAGTAACATCTAATGTAAAAGAATATACAGTGGAACAACCGATAGAGTTATTGCCATACTTATTGAAGGTAATGTCAAAAAGCAGTAGAAATTCGGTAAAATCCATTCTTACGCGTGGTCAAGTTATGGTGGATGGTCAAATGACAACCAAACATAATCAGCCGTTAGCGCCTGGACAAAAGGTGGAAATACAAAGTAATAAAACAGCTATAAATGTCTCGAAGTTAGTCGGTGTATCTATTCTCCATGAAGATGACGATATCATCGTGATCAATAAAGAAGCAGGTATTCTTTCTGTAGCTTCTGAAAAAGAAAAAGATCAGACAGCCTATAGAGAAATCACAAAGTACGTGAAGAGGAGCCATCCTGAAAACCGAATTTTTGTTGTGCACCGTCTGGATAGAGATACATCAGGTGTGATGATGTTTGCCAAAAATGAAGAAACCCAGAAAGCTTTGCAAAGTACATGGAATGAATCGGTAAAGGAACGTTTGTATACTGCGCTTGTCGAAGGAAAAGTACGAACAGAATCAGGGACTATTTCGTCTTGGTTAACCGAAAATAGTGCGTTTAGAGTATATTCAAACCCAACTGACAATGGCGGCCAGCATGCCGTTACACATTATAGAAGAGTACAAGCGAATAAAGATTGCTCATTGCTAGAAGTACTTCTAGAAACGGGTCGGAAAAACCAAATCCGTGTGCATATGGAAGAATTGGGTCATCCAGTGATAGGTGACAAAAAGTATGGTGCTACAGGTAACCCTTTGCGCAGAGTGGGACTTCATGCCACAGCTCTGTCTTTTCTACATCCACGTACAGGGGAATTAGTCCGATTTGAAGCAGAAATACCTCAGATCTTCATTACGCGCTCAAAATAA
- a CDS encoding heavy metal translocating P-type ATPase — translation MASEKNVYRLQNLSCTSCAAKFEKNVRQIDTVEDVQLNFGASKLTVAGNASIVQLEEAGAFDGIKVFPEKQRIIKQHTPFWKKRENQTTIASLVLLLAGYAVSTANGDNNWLSIALFLSAIIIGGFSLMKEGLTNLFKLEFDMSTLMTIAVIGAALIGDWAEGAVVVFLFSVSEALESYSIDKARNSITSLIEIAPTTATVLRGNNEFEVDVEDLRIDDVILIKPGQKIAMDGEVIQGDSSVNQAAITGESVPVHKVLGDEVFAGTLNEEGAMHVRVTKLAEDTTIAKIIHLVEEAQAEKAPTQQFVDRFARYYTPAILVISLLIMIIPPLLMGGVWGEWFYKGLVVLVVGCPCALVISTPIAIVTAIGNAARNGVLIKGGIHLEETGQIKVVAFDKTGTLTEGRPEVTDVVTVSSLTEDQIVQRAASIEKFSQHPLASSIMRAAKKLPLGLLPVHQFQSITGKGAKAMIGEHLVHVGSPKLFREMNTVEDSIEQQILTLQKQGKTVMLVWSETGLEGIIAVADQVRKSSLNVIQKLHEMGKKTVMLTGDNQSTALAIGAQLGLTEVKAELLPDQKVEMIKSLSQYGKVAMVGDGVNDAPALATANIGIAMGGAGTDTALETADIALMADDLEKLPYTIKLSSRTKQIILQNISIALGLKVIALLLIIPGWLTLWMAVMADMGATVIVVLNSLRLMKNNI, via the coding sequence ATGGCTTCAGAGAAAAATGTCTATCGCCTGCAAAATTTATCATGCACAAGTTGTGCTGCAAAATTCGAGAAAAATGTCCGACAAATTGATACTGTGGAAGATGTACAGTTAAACTTTGGCGCTTCCAAATTAACGGTGGCGGGAAATGCTTCTATTGTACAATTAGAAGAAGCGGGTGCATTTGACGGTATTAAAGTGTTCCCTGAAAAACAGCGGATTATTAAACAGCATACTCCTTTTTGGAAAAAACGTGAAAATCAAACGACTATTGCTTCGTTAGTTTTATTGCTAGCAGGGTATGCGGTATCTACCGCGAATGGTGATAATAATTGGCTATCGATCGCTCTGTTTCTCTCTGCCATTATAATCGGTGGATTCAGTTTGATGAAGGAAGGATTAACGAATCTTTTCAAACTTGAATTTGATATGTCTACATTGATGACCATCGCAGTCATTGGGGCTGCACTCATTGGTGACTGGGCGGAAGGGGCGGTCGTGGTCTTCCTCTTCTCCGTCAGTGAAGCATTGGAAAGTTACTCGATTGATAAAGCCAGAAATTCCATTACCTCACTCATTGAAATTGCCCCTACGACGGCCACTGTACTTCGCGGGAATAATGAATTTGAAGTAGATGTGGAAGATTTACGTATTGATGATGTGATTTTGATTAAACCGGGACAAAAGATCGCGATGGATGGCGAAGTGATTCAAGGTGATTCATCGGTTAACCAAGCCGCCATCACTGGTGAGTCTGTGCCTGTCCATAAAGTGCTTGGAGACGAAGTGTTTGCAGGGACTTTGAATGAAGAAGGCGCAATGCACGTCCGTGTGACGAAGCTTGCTGAAGATACTACCATTGCCAAAATCATTCACTTGGTCGAAGAAGCACAGGCGGAAAAAGCACCGACACAACAATTTGTCGATCGCTTTGCGAGATACTATACACCAGCTATTTTAGTTATTTCTTTACTGATCATGATCATACCACCACTATTAATGGGTGGAGTATGGGGTGAATGGTTCTATAAAGGTCTAGTCGTATTAGTAGTTGGTTGTCCTTGCGCTCTAGTCATTTCAACACCTATTGCGATCGTTACAGCCATTGGAAACGCTGCACGTAACGGTGTGTTGATCAAAGGCGGCATTCATTTAGAAGAGACAGGACAAATCAAAGTCGTGGCCTTCGATAAAACAGGTACGTTGACTGAAGGGCGTCCCGAAGTAACAGACGTCGTGACGGTTTCTTCATTGACTGAAGATCAAATCGTACAAAGAGCAGCTTCTATCGAGAAGTTCTCCCAACATCCATTAGCTTCATCGATTATGCGAGCAGCGAAGAAATTACCACTTGGATTACTACCGGTACATCAATTCCAATCTATTACAGGCAAAGGTGCAAAAGCTATGATTGGAGAGCATTTGGTGCATGTTGGTAGCCCTAAATTATTTAGGGAAATGAACACAGTGGAAGACTCCATTGAACAGCAGATTCTTACATTACAGAAACAAGGCAAAACAGTTATGCTTGTCTGGTCAGAAACAGGTCTAGAAGGAATTATAGCGGTTGCTGACCAAGTTCGTAAAAGTAGCTTGAATGTAATCCAGAAGCTTCATGAGATGGGCAAGAAAACAGTGATGCTAACAGGGGATAACCAATCGACCGCTTTGGCAATTGGAGCGCAACTCGGCTTAACAGAAGTCAAAGCAGAATTATTACCTGATCAAAAAGTCGAAATGATTAAATCGTTGAGTCAATACGGTAAAGTGGCGATGGTGGGTGACGGAGTGAACGACGCGCCGGCATTAGCTACCGCAAATATCGGTATTGCGATGGGTGGTGCGGGAACAGATACTGCACTTGAAACGGCGGATATCGCCTTGATGGCAGACGACTTGGAGAAACTTCCATATACAATTAAATTAAGCTCACGCACTAAACAAATCATCCTTCAAAATATTTCGATCGCACTTGGTTTAAAAGTGATTGCACTGCTTCTTATTATTCCAGGCTGGTTGACATTATGGATGGCAGTCATGGCGGATATGGGTGCAACTGTCATTGTAGTATTAAATTCATTGCGACTCATGAAAAATAACATATAA
- a CDS encoding peptide chain release factor 3, whose translation MQKNKHDEITSRRTFAIISHPDAGKTTITEKLLYFGGAIRDAGTVKGKKSGKFATSDWMEIEKQRGISVTSSVLQFDYAGKRVNILDTPGHEDFSEDTYRTLMAVDAAVMMVDSAKGIEPQTIKLFKVCKMRGIPIFTFINKMDRQGKEPLELMEELEEVLEIQSYAMNWPIGMGKEFLGIYDRFNERIELARPNADEERFLPIDEEGELAVEHSMKETSYYKQALEDVMLLNEAGNDFDEERIAKGDLTPVFFGSALTNFGVQTFLETFLQFAPEPQPRLTKDAEYVDPESEVFSGFIFKIQANMNPAHRDRIAFVRIVSGEFERGMTVTVPRLSKNFKLTQTTQFLADDRETVNQAVAGDIIGLYDTGNYQIGDTVISGKANFQFEALPQFTPELFVRVNAKNVMKSKQFHKGILQLVQEGAIQYYKTLHTEEVILGAVGQLQFEVFEHRMKAEYHVEVQMETMGSKVARWIENEEDVKESMAGQRALLVKDRHDHKVFLFENDFAMRWFQDKFPDIKLYNQL comes from the coding sequence ATGCAAAAGAATAAACATGATGAAATTACTTCGCGACGAACATTTGCGATTATTTCTCACCCCGATGCCGGTAAAACGACCATTACTGAAAAGTTACTATATTTTGGCGGAGCGATTCGCGATGCAGGAACAGTTAAAGGAAAGAAATCAGGAAAGTTCGCTACGTCTGACTGGATGGAAATTGAAAAACAACGTGGAATATCTGTAACTTCTTCCGTTTTACAATTTGACTATGCAGGCAAACGTGTCAATATTTTGGATACACCAGGACACGAAGACTTCAGTGAAGATACGTATAGAACATTAATGGCAGTGGATGCTGCTGTCATGATGGTCGATTCGGCGAAAGGAATCGAGCCCCAGACAATCAAATTGTTCAAAGTATGTAAAATGCGTGGAATTCCCATCTTCACATTTATCAATAAAATGGATAGACAAGGTAAAGAGCCATTGGAGCTAATGGAAGAATTAGAAGAAGTCTTAGAAATCCAATCTTACGCAATGAATTGGCCGATTGGTATGGGAAAAGAGTTCCTAGGTATTTACGATCGCTTTAATGAACGTATAGAGCTGGCGCGTCCAAATGCAGATGAAGAACGTTTCCTCCCAATCGACGAAGAAGGCGAGCTTGCAGTAGAACACTCGATGAAAGAGACTTCTTATTATAAGCAAGCACTAGAAGATGTCATGCTATTAAATGAAGCTGGAAACGACTTCGATGAAGAACGTATCGCTAAAGGCGATTTAACACCTGTCTTCTTCGGTAGTGCGTTGACTAACTTTGGGGTTCAGACATTTCTTGAAACATTTTTACAGTTCGCACCTGAACCTCAACCTAGGTTAACGAAAGATGCTGAATACGTAGATCCTGAGTCTGAAGTTTTTTCAGGCTTCATCTTCAAAATACAAGCGAACATGAATCCAGCGCATCGTGATCGGATTGCGTTTGTTCGGATCGTATCAGGCGAGTTTGAGCGTGGCATGACGGTAACGGTTCCACGTCTTTCCAAAAACTTCAAGTTAACACAAACGACTCAATTCCTTGCAGATGATCGAGAGACTGTCAATCAGGCAGTAGCAGGCGATATCATTGGGTTATATGACACGGGTAACTATCAAATTGGTGATACGGTCATCAGTGGTAAAGCGAATTTCCAATTTGAAGCACTTCCTCAATTTACTCCCGAGCTATTCGTTAGAGTAAATGCTAAAAACGTGATGAAATCCAAACAGTTCCACAAAGGGATTTTACAGCTTGTACAAGAAGGAGCCATTCAATATTACAAAACATTGCATACAGAAGAAGTCATTCTCGGTGCAGTAGGGCAACTTCAATTCGAAGTTTTTGAACATCGTATGAAAGCGGAATACCATGTAGAAGTTCAGATGGAGACAATGGGATCCAAAGTAGCACGCTGGATTGAAAACGAAGAAGATGTAAAAGAGTCAATGGCAGGACAACGGGCATTACTCGTAAAAGATCGACATGATCACAAAGTTTTCTTGTTCGAAAACGATTTTGCGATGCGCTGGTTCCAAGATAAATTCCCAGATATCAAGCTGTATAACCAATTATAA
- a CDS encoding UDP-N-acetylmuramoyl-L-alanyl-D-glutamate--2,6-diaminopimelate ligase: MNTKELLSVLPVKTIKGTLPENVTDVAVDSRAVQDGGVFVCLKGYTVNGHQFVKSALMSGARVIIASEPIMIDEDRTAVVYVENTSKAIELLASKYYQYPSKRMTMIGVTGTNGKTSVGNIIHDMLRQNDEKTAVSGTIGFKLNDILYETENTTTDVLTTQQMIAQAANEGCESMIMEVSSHGLVEGRLAGTEFDIAIFTNLTHDHLDYHKTMENYSAAKGLLFAQLGQQLDQQKFAIINADDPWSSKMIEMTSFPIYTYGIHVKSSFQATAIEMQSNFTKFELQAPDGTFLVKMPLIGEFNVYNSLAAIAALYAKGMPTADILPLLANVSTVKGRLEKVETSLPLTIFIDYAHSPDAIEKAIATVQPLKKDGNRLLFLIGTGGNRDRLKRPIMGEKAAAADYVVFTTDDPRDEPYESILSELSATMPHNQYACIGDREEAVRHTIMQANAGDIIIFAGKGHEDFQIIGNTKYAHSDATIALLEAAKKFGDTPINK; encoded by the coding sequence ATGAACACGAAAGAATTATTATCCGTACTCCCTGTAAAAACAATAAAAGGAACATTGCCGGAAAATGTGACAGACGTGGCAGTGGACTCAAGAGCAGTTCAAGATGGAGGAGTATTTGTTTGTTTGAAAGGCTATACAGTGAACGGTCATCAATTCGTCAAAAGTGCATTGATGAGTGGCGCACGAGTTATTATCGCATCAGAGCCTATTATGATAGATGAAGACCGTACAGCGGTTGTGTATGTAGAAAACACATCAAAAGCGATTGAGTTATTGGCATCTAAGTACTATCAGTATCCTTCGAAGCGAATGACAATGATCGGGGTTACTGGAACTAATGGAAAAACGAGTGTCGGCAATATCATTCATGACATGCTACGACAGAATGATGAAAAAACAGCCGTTTCAGGTACGATTGGTTTTAAATTAAACGACATCCTCTATGAAACGGAAAATACAACGACTGATGTTTTGACTACACAGCAAATGATTGCGCAAGCGGCCAATGAAGGTTGCGAATCGATGATCATGGAAGTTTCTTCACACGGATTAGTTGAAGGACGACTGGCAGGAACGGAATTTGATATCGCGATTTTCACTAACTTAACGCATGATCATTTGGATTATCATAAAACGATGGAGAATTACAGTGCAGCGAAAGGTTTACTGTTTGCTCAACTGGGTCAGCAACTTGATCAACAAAAATTTGCCATCATCAATGCGGATGATCCGTGGAGCAGCAAAATGATCGAAATGACTTCTTTCCCAATTTACACATACGGTATTCACGTGAAGTCTTCATTCCAAGCAACAGCGATTGAAATGCAGTCGAACTTTACGAAATTCGAATTGCAAGCACCGGATGGAACGTTCCTCGTTAAAATGCCGTTGATAGGAGAGTTTAACGTCTATAATTCCTTGGCCGCCATTGCAGCGTTATATGCTAAAGGAATGCCGACAGCAGATATTTTGCCATTACTAGCGAATGTATCGACAGTGAAAGGCCGTCTGGAAAAAGTAGAAACCTCTCTACCACTGACCATTTTCATTGATTATGCACATTCGCCCGATGCAATTGAAAAAGCGATTGCTACAGTACAACCATTAAAAAAGGATGGTAACCGTCTTCTATTCTTAATAGGAACGGGAGGCAATCGGGATCGTCTTAAGCGTCCGATCATGGGAGAAAAAGCGGCAGCGGCAGATTATGTCGTCTTTACGACAGATGATCCACGTGATGAGCCATATGAGTCCATCCTATCGGAACTCAGTGCTACTATGCCGCATAATCAGTACGCATGTATAGGAGATAGAGAAGAAGCAGTACGTCATACTATTATGCAAGCGAATGCGGGAGACATCATTATATTTGCGGGAAAAGGTCATGAAGATTTTCAAATTATCGGCAACACGAAATATGCGCATTCGGATGCAACTATTGCACTTCTTGAAGCAGCTAAAAAGTTCGGCGATACACCCATCAATAAATGA
- a CDS encoding aldehyde dehydrogenase, which yields MAMTGLELEMIMNKQKQYYVSGVTRSISFRKMMLEKLYKAIQKHEKEISDALHKDLHKPPLEAYVSEIGFVLSSITHMMDHLEEWAEPEKVKTPLHLQPATSFIVKEPYGTVLIIGPFNYPFQLLIDPLIGSIAAGNCTVLKPSEDALHTAAVVDKIIASVFPVEYVSVVHGHKEETQLLLGAPFDYVFFTGSAKVGKIVMKACAERLTPLTLELGGKSPAVVDHTADIKKAAEKIVWGKYMNAGQTCVAPDYVLADVSIYDELLNEMKSAIQRYYGKDAQKSADYGRIIADRHFDRLAKILDQDQAYIVEGGKTDAADKYIEPTILALSDWNSASMQEELFGPILPVLPYDNLGVAIQQISMLPKPLAAYLFTENDEAANHFIEVLPFGGGCINDTISHVANIHLPFGGVGPSGINQYHGKASFETFSHSKSMMKKSTAVSVPIAFPPYKGKLSLVKRFIR from the coding sequence TTGGCAATGACCGGTCTAGAACTTGAAATGATTATGAACAAACAGAAACAATATTATGTATCAGGAGTGACGCGTAGTATTTCATTCCGAAAAATGATGTTGGAAAAACTGTATAAAGCGATTCAAAAGCACGAAAAAGAAATCTCGGATGCATTGCATAAAGACCTACACAAACCTCCGCTCGAAGCGTATGTGTCAGAAATAGGCTTCGTGTTATCTAGTATTACTCATATGATGGATCACTTGGAAGAATGGGCAGAGCCTGAAAAGGTGAAGACACCACTCCATTTACAACCAGCGACGAGCTTTATCGTAAAAGAACCATATGGCACCGTATTGATTATCGGACCATTCAACTATCCGTTCCAACTATTGATTGATCCGTTAATAGGTTCGATCGCAGCAGGGAACTGTACAGTGTTAAAACCTTCGGAAGATGCATTGCATACAGCTGCTGTCGTAGACAAAATCATTGCAAGTGTATTTCCGGTGGAGTATGTATCCGTTGTGCATGGTCACAAAGAAGAAACGCAACTGTTACTTGGCGCACCATTTGATTATGTATTCTTTACCGGAAGTGCAAAAGTAGGGAAAATTGTCATGAAAGCTTGTGCGGAGAGATTGACTCCATTGACACTAGAGTTAGGCGGGAAAAGTCCAGCCGTTGTTGACCATACTGCGGATATCAAAAAAGCAGCGGAGAAAATCGTTTGGGGTAAGTATATGAATGCAGGTCAAACGTGTGTAGCACCGGACTATGTGCTAGCTGACGTTTCGATTTACGATGAATTATTAAATGAAATGAAGAGTGCGATCCAACGCTATTACGGGAAAGACGCACAGAAGAGTGCTGACTACGGTCGCATCATTGCGGATCGTCATTTCGATCGATTAGCGAAAATATTAGATCAAGATCAAGCATATATCGTAGAAGGCGGCAAGACAGACGCTGCGGATAAATACATCGAGCCGACAATTTTAGCGCTTTCGGATTGGAATAGCGCAAGTATGCAAGAGGAGTTATTTGGCCCGATCTTGCCAGTCCTTCCGTATGATAATTTAGGTGTTGCAATTCAACAAATTAGCATGTTGCCAAAACCACTAGCAGCATACCTATTCACTGAGAACGATGAGGCAGCTAATCATTTCATCGAAGTTTTACCATTTGGCGGTGGTTGCATCAATGACACCATCTCACATGTTGCCAATATTCATTTACCATTTGGTGGAGTAGGACCTTCTGGAATAAATCAATACCATGGAAAAGCAAGCTTTGAAACATTCTCCCATTCGAAATCGATGATGAAAAAGAGTACTGCGGTATCGGTGCCTATAGCATTTCCTCCATACAAAGGAAAACTATCATTAGTAAAACGGTTCATTCGCTAA
- a CDS encoding efflux RND transporter permease subunit: MKISSFSVKRPVFTLVTMFLVIILGAVSFFKIPVTLIPDLNPPVAVVVTNYPGASPTEVSEKITKPLEESLSTAPGLKSMQTSSQEGANLVFLQFDWDSSIDDVQMDILQRIDQVEVPDGANKPRFMKFDPSQFPVIQLSLRSVDKDTNIRKIAEELEKELRRIEGVASVNVSGKIIEDVQVILDPDKLKELGLAQSDVVQAIQASNVSMPGDPIDTSDGRKLTTRILSTVQNISDVRSIQIGANPKTGDMINVSDVADVALLEPKVQTETRANEEQAVLLSVLQESGANTATVSKEFKKSLDTLLEKDAYKDIESDVIFDQGDYVQLAIGNIGQSLILGGLFAMLVLFVFLRGIKSPIIIGVAIPYSVIVTFVLMYFSDFSLNIMTLGALALGIGMLVDNAIVVIENIERHLAMGKTPTEAAKDGSKEVGGAITASTLTTLAVFVPIIFITGIIGQIFTEFALTISFSLFASLVVALTVVPMLASRLLKTPTEEMLEKKNRVKKNQRFENSVKWALSHRLLVLLITTALLVGSVFGILKVGTEFLPATDEGSFSINVKLPNGASLDATNDVVERIEEEMKKQDDVEVYVSLVGGTQQSMAQGGSESNMAEVYVKLIPLDDRDRSVFEFVDKVQPIVEDEIGDDAEISFNLQTAAGSSPNTLAFSLNDTNEERLSKAVSQIDEKLREMDTVTEVTNDLVDTVEEIKIEVDREKASEVGLAPYQIAQTVSDVTRGVSASQIVFEKTGEVVGVNVSYDERFRNSVDKLKELELKTPLDTFVKLKDVADVEIAEGPATIVRVDQAHSIAFTVKYLSSESLGDMTKKVNDMVEDLDLPSEVELSYGGDRELFENAIDDMLLAIILAVVLVYIVMAAQFESFKYPFVIMFSVPLMLIGVALALFFTNTPVSVTAVIGLLILVGIVVNNGIVLVDYINQRKEAGLSSYDAIMSSVRDRVRPILMTALTTILGLLPLALGLGEGSELNQPMGIAVIGGLISSTFLTLYIVPIIYSLLDRETRRGRNTPNREQAVTVDQPVKVTETVTVTVTETVTVRETK; the protein is encoded by the coding sequence ATGAAGATTAGTAGTTTTTCAGTCAAACGACCCGTTTTTACGTTAGTCACTATGTTTCTCGTCATTATTTTAGGTGCAGTATCTTTCTTTAAAATTCCCGTTACACTAATTCCTGACCTAAATCCGCCTGTAGCGGTAGTTGTTACGAATTATCCGGGCGCTTCACCAACGGAAGTGAGCGAGAAAATCACCAAGCCGTTGGAAGAAAGTTTATCAACAGCACCTGGATTAAAGTCCATGCAGACTTCTTCCCAAGAAGGAGCCAATTTAGTATTCCTGCAATTTGATTGGGATTCTTCGATTGATGATGTTCAAATGGATATCCTCCAACGGATTGATCAAGTAGAAGTGCCCGATGGTGCTAATAAACCGCGTTTCATGAAGTTTGATCCATCTCAATTCCCAGTCATTCAATTATCTTTACGTTCCGTCGATAAAGATACGAATATCCGGAAGATTGCAGAAGAGCTGGAGAAAGAATTACGCCGTATTGAAGGTGTAGCCAGTGTGAACGTGTCAGGTAAGATCATTGAAGACGTTCAAGTTATTTTAGATCCCGATAAATTAAAAGAATTGGGTTTAGCGCAATCAGATGTCGTGCAGGCAATACAAGCTAGTAATGTATCTATGCCGGGTGATCCGATTGACACGAGTGATGGAAGAAAGTTGACTACGAGAATCTTAAGTACAGTTCAAAACATCTCGGATGTACGAAGTATCCAAATAGGTGCTAATCCCAAGACAGGTGACATGATCAACGTCTCTGACGTGGCGGATGTAGCATTGTTGGAGCCGAAAGTACAAACGGAAACACGGGCTAATGAGGAGCAGGCCGTATTATTGTCTGTACTTCAAGAATCAGGAGCGAATACTGCCACTGTATCTAAAGAGTTTAAAAAATCATTGGATACGTTATTGGAGAAAGACGCATACAAAGATATTGAATCTGATGTTATTTTTGACCAAGGGGACTATGTACAGCTTGCAATCGGCAATATTGGTCAGTCACTAATTCTCGGTGGCTTGTTCGCAATGCTCGTATTATTTGTCTTCTTACGTGGAATTAAAAGTCCGATTATCATTGGGGTAGCGATTCCTTATTCAGTAATTGTTACGTTTGTCCTTATGTATTTCTCAGACTTCTCGTTAAATATCATGACACTTGGTGCTCTTGCATTAGGAATTGGTATGTTAGTTGATAATGCCATTGTCGTAATAGAGAATATTGAGCGACATTTAGCAATGGGGAAAACTCCAACGGAAGCAGCAAAAGATGGGTCCAAGGAAGTGGGCGGAGCTATAACCGCTTCTACGTTAACTACTCTCGCTGTATTTGTACCGATTATCTTTATTACGGGAATCATTGGTCAAATCTTCACCGAATTCGCGTTAACGATTTCATTCAGTTTATTTGCATCACTAGTCGTTGCATTGACTGTCGTACCAATGCTAGCGAGTCGTTTATTGAAGACGCCTACTGAAGAAATGCTTGAGAAAAAGAATCGTGTAAAGAAAAATCAGAGATTCGAAAACTCTGTCAAGTGGGCTTTGAGCCATCGTCTACTTGTGTTACTAATTACAACTGCTTTACTTGTAGGAAGTGTATTCGGAATTCTAAAAGTAGGAACAGAATTCCTACCTGCTACGGATGAAGGATCTTTCAGCATCAATGTTAAGTTACCAAACGGTGCTTCATTGGATGCGACAAACGATGTAGTAGAACGAATTGAAGAAGAGATGAAGAAACAAGACGACGTCGAAGTGTATGTCAGTCTAGTGGGCGGAACCCAACAAAGTATGGCCCAGGGTGGATCAGAGAGTAATATGGCGGAAGTGTATGTGAAACTTATACCATTAGATGACCGTGACCGCTCTGTCTTTGAATTCGTAGACAAAGTACAACCGATCGTAGAAGACGAAATCGGTGATGACGCAGAAATTAGTTTCAACTTGCAGACTGCTGCTGGTTCGAGTCCGAATACGTTAGCATTCTCCTTAAACGATACGAATGAAGAACGTTTAAGTAAAGCAGTGTCACAAATTGATGAGAAGTTGCGTGAGATGGATACTGTGACTGAAGTCACAAATGATTTAGTGGATACGGTAGAGGAAATAAAAATTGAAGTAGATCGTGAAAAAGCTTCAGAAGTCGGATTAGCTCCTTATCAAATAGCGCAAACGGTTAGTGACGTTACGCGAGGTGTCTCTGCTTCACAAATCGTCTTCGAGAAAACAGGCGAAGTAGTTGGAGTTAACGTTAGCTATGATGAACGTTTCCGCAATAGTGTAGATAAGTTAAAGGAATTGGAGTTAAAAACCCCGCTAGATACATTTGTTAAGTTGAAAGACGTAGCGGATGTGGAAATCGCAGAAGGTCCTGCAACGATTGTACGCGTAGATCAGGCACACTCCATTGCATTTACTGTGAAATATCTATCCAGTGAATCATTAGGAGATATGACGAAAAAGGTAAATGATATGGTAGAGGATCTAGACCTACCAAGTGAAGTGGAACTTTCATACGGGGGAGATCGCGAACTATTTGAAAATGCGATTGACGATATGCTATTGGCGATTATACTGGCAGTGGTATTAGTATATATCGTAATGGCTGCACAGTTTGAATCGTTCAAATATCCATTCGTTATCATGTTCTCCGTACCCCTTATGCTAATCGGTGTAGCGTTAGCGTTATTCTTCACGAATACACCAGTCAGTGTAACGGCAGTCATAGGTCTTCTCATATTGGTGGGGATTGTGGTCAACAACGGAATTGTGTTGGTTGATTATATCAACCAGCGTAAAGAAGCAGGACTCAGTTCGTACGACGCTATCATGTCGTCTGTACGTGATCGTGTGCGTCCGATCCTTATGACAGCCCTCACCACTATATTGGGCTTACTACCATTAGCGCTGGGCTTAGGTGAAGGTTCTGAGTTGAATCAACCAATGGGGATTGCAGTAATTGGCGGATTGATTAGTTCCACGTTCCTGACGTTGTATATTGTTCCGATCATTTACAGTTTGTTGGACCGGGAGACGCGTCGAGGTAGGAATACGCCTAACAGAGAACAAGCAGTAACGGTAGATCAACCTGTCAAAGTAACAGAAACTGTAACCGTGACAGTAACGGAAACTGTAACTGTAAGAGAGACCAAGTAA